Part of the Effusibacillus pohliae DSM 22757 genome is shown below.
CGTGATTGCACACAAGATCCTGGTGATCGCTTACTTTGTACTCAAGACTGGGGAACCTTACAACGAACTCGGCGCTGATTACTTGGAGAAGCGAAAGAGCATCTCGACCGAAGAATTGATGATTCGCCGCCTTCAGAAGAAAGGCTATGTGGTGACAAAATCAGCTGACGTCACAGCCTAATCAACTTAATTAATCCCCTTAATATGGAAGGAGAATGGGCCTCCCGGGCATCCTATTGCCCAAAAACCGAGGTAGCCGATCCCCTACTGCCTCAACGATACTCTATTTTCTCATCAAAAGTAAGAATCATCGGCGAGTTCCAGGGTGAGATTACGGCAGTCACGCCTCTTGGCCGTTTGCGGATCTGAACCTTCTGATCCCCTGGAATCGAATCCGGTTTCCACCACTCAAGCAAGGCAGATGCAGCTTTGGACATAATGTCCACACAGCGCAAAAGATCTTTTTTGGCTTCCACGAGGATCTTTCCGTTTTCCCGAACAAACAGGGAAACGTGTTCTTCGATCACGGCTCGTAACCTGTCGGCTGCCGCTTGCATTCGATTCGCCCGCTCTGCTACCGGTGTTCTCGACCAGGTTTGAAACGCTAATGCCGCAGCGTCGATCGCTTGCCGCACATCCTCTCTTGAACACAATGCGACTTCTCCCACAACTTCAGTAATCTTAGCGGGATTATGCACATTGGTTACGTTGGAAGCCTGGATCCACTCTCCACCAATCAAATATTGACCGGATACGCTTGGATACGCGTTGCTCATTCGGAATTCACCCCTTTACAATTTTTTGGGACGAAATGCTTCAGCTGCCCCTGGCGGTCCCCCGAACGGTTTGGCCATAGGACCTACCGCGTTCATGTCAACGACAATCATCGATGGTTTTCTGCTTGCCACAGCTTTTTCCAACTCCACCGCAAATTCCCGAGCAGAACCGATTCGTACCGCTTCAAATCCCATCGATTGTCCCAGCAGCACAAAATCTGGACTTAACAAATCCACCGCTACCTGACGCCCATATGCCGCGTCCTGGATATTGCGCAGCACTCCGTAA
Proteins encoded:
- a CDS encoding aldehyde dehydrogenase family protein, which produces MSNAYPSVSGQYLIGGEWIQASNVTNVHNPAKITEVVGEVALCSREDVRQAIDAAALAFQTWSRTPVAERANRMQAAADRLRAVIEEHVSLFVRENGKILVEAKKDLLRCVDIMSKAASALLEWWKPDSIPGDQKVQIRKRPRGVTAVISPWNSPMILTFDEKIEYR